From Salmo salar chromosome ssa21, Ssal_v3.1, whole genome shotgun sequence:
CAGTTACTAATACCTCACAGGGAACCAGTTACTAATACCTCACAGGGAACACGTTACTAACACCTCACAGGGAACCAGTTACTAATACCTCACAGGGAACCAGTTACTAATACCTCACAGAGAACCAGTTACTAATACCTCACAGGGAACCAGTTACTAATACCTCACAGAGAACCAGTTACTAATACTTCACAGGGAACCAGTTACTAATACCTCACAGGGAACCAGTTACTAATACCTCACAGGGAACCAGTTACTAATACCTCACAGGAAACCAGTTACTAATACCTCACATGGAACCCAGTGTCTGTGCATGAAGATATCGGACTCTGCATTGCAGCTCTATAAATTACACACAAATTAACCCTTGCTTTGCTTGTTGGTGGACTGGGAAAACAGAAGAAGTTTGAAACTCATCCAACAACTGTTAGGCCTATCCAAAACATCTCCATTCTAAGACCTGAAACACCATATCCATCCTAGTTTGTGAGCTCAAATTAGTCACACATTAAATCGTAAAATGATCAGGCTACACAGCACCCTCTAGATTGAGAGTAACAGACTATGTACTAATATCTGGCAGATCAGCATTGACTAGAGAGAAACCCATTAGCTCTCTGATAGACTAAAGTCATTGAACTGGGTGACCACCCCTTCAGTCACCCTCCCTGTCAAACACCTGTAGAGTGTGAGGTTCTCCATCAGGTCAGCTCAATAGTTCACATTAAAAACCACACCTCTGGTTGATCACCATACCCCTGGTCAGCTGTTGACATTGTTATGCTATTCCTGTAGGTTCAAACTAGAATTCCTATATCCCACCATGTAAATAAAAGTAAATCAGTCACAAtgcattttatatattttaatattaaaaaaaatacttcaATTTTGGCTTTCAGGTACATAAACAGCCTGTGTTTTGCTATACAGTGTAGTACTTTATTATTTTGTTAGGAAATGAAAAGTGCAAAGTAGTGGACCACGTTGCAGGCAATGTTATCCTTAGTCCACCACGCATAGTAAAAGCTAATTCAACACTCCAAAGCCTTGTTGACATCTGCATTAATATACCGAGACGGGGACTGAGGTGAGACTGTCATAACACAGACATCTGTTTGTTCTTTTCTCTGAATGAACAGGGTCCATTTTATTTTGACCCACATCCACTTAACGTGCAAAGTCAATCTTGCTGTCCGAAGAAGCACTCCGTGAAGACGTGTCGATAGGATGTCCATAGTCCAtcacagtaggcctataggtagGCTATGGGATGCTACTTCAAAATCACATGTTGAGCTACAGAATCAGAATCCACAGTAAAGCAGCAAATAACGGGCCAGCCCGTTTTCATTTATCAATGCTTTGTTCCTATGATAAAAGTAATTTCAAGTTTTTTTTGGTTAACCTTGGTATATATCTTGCACCCGCTGAGGCACCCTCTTGCATACAAAAGCATAATTCAGCTAGTAGGGTTCATAGCGTCAGCAACTTTGACAATAACCCAATGAAAGGAAATACAAAAATCACCGCAAAGTAAACGTCATTTTAGGGCAACATCGGCATACCCGAATAACATTTAGATACAGTAATTTTGCGTAAAGCATGGTCCATATAGGTTACGACCCATGGGCTGTCGTTATCGTTTCTTCTTTTGCTTTAAAGATTTTCTCCGCTTTACTATCATCTCATATAGTTTGTCCATACCCTCGTGAAGTCCCTCGCCAATTATAGCACAGCAAGGTTGGACGTGGTATGCGGTGGATGGAGTGAGCTCGTGGAGAGCCAGCTGTTTTTCAATGTCTGCGACTGGGAGAGATTTGGGCAGGTCCTGCTTGTTGGCTATCACCAGAAGAGGTGTCCCCTGGTTCTCTGCGAATTTTGTGACTTTATGCAGTTCTGTTTTAGCCTCCTCCAACCGGTCAACGTCCACTGAGTCCACCACATAAATTATGCCGTCCGTGCACCGACTGTAGGATTTCCACAGGGGCCGCAGCTTCTCCTGACCTCCGACGTCCCAGAAGTGACAACTGATCCCCTTCGCGGTACCGTTACTCAGTTTGATTTTCTCAGTGTTGAATCCAATTGTTGGCACAGTGTTTACGAATTCGTTGAATTTCAGACGATAAAGAACAGTCGTTTTGCCAGCGGAATCCAAACCCAGCATCACAATGTGTAGTGATTGGAAAGCAGATATGTTGGAGAAACTGTTGCCCATTTTCAAAACAGTTGAGGGGAACGCCTGGCTCCTTTATGTAGCACCTATCTGATGGCCTAACAGGCTATAGCGTTTTAATGTTCAATAGGCTCTTCGATGAATCCACACAAATAATATCAACAAACCTAATGTCAAGGTGTTTACAGGCCCGCCGTGCGCTCTGGCTGGTTGATCCGTGTTGTGCCCTCAGCAGCATTGGTGGACAGTGTCCGCGTCTGTAGGATGCAACGCGGTGCTCATTACAATTCTCCTCACACACCCCAGTTAAGATTCCATTTTGTGACAGTCAAATTCCTCACACTCACCGAACAGCTTAAGGACGAAGCTTGGTGGGTTACAACAAACACCCTCCTTGCGGTCTCTTTGCTGTTTTTTTCCCGTGAACACTGCGCACTTGTGTCACCCGCGTCTCCTCTGGCACGCTGGCTGTCCAAAGGAACGAAAAACACAAATAAATCCACTCCAGAGGTTGTGGACGAGTTCTGGTAATCCTGAGATATGCCTACACTGGGTCCATAAACAACGTTAAAGTTATCGCAGCTATATTTGGGTTGATGTTATGATCTCTATGGTGCGTCACGGCATAAACGGTCCTTCCCCTGCGGTCGCTGCATACACactgatgagaggaggaggaagcagactGCTAAACAGCGTAGTAGCCTGCCCCCTCTCATACCATACCATACGCTCCACCTATTCGAGCCATGCCAAACAAAATGCACATTTATTATTATGGTGTCCACATGCACATCGaaatatatttctatatttcaattCCCCAATAGGCCTGTGGATTATTATAGGTGTGAGAATATTCCTGACCGGATGATGATAACGAAAATGTATAGAGGTTATAGCATAGGTTTAAAGCACAGGTTTAAAGCATATGTTTAAATCATAGGTTTAAAGCACAGGTTTAAAGCATATGTCTAAATCATAGGTTTAAAACACAGGTTTAAAGCACATGTTTAAAGCACAGGTTTAAAGCACAGGTTTAAAACATAAGCCCGTATGCAAGGCTGTGTAAGATATTGATAATTTAAAATGGTGTAGCC
This genomic window contains:
- the LOC106582419 gene encoding ADP-ribosylation factor-like protein 4C encodes the protein MGNSFSNISAFQSLHIVMLGLDSAGKTTVLYRLKFNEFVNTVPTIGFNTEKIKLSNGTAKGISCHFWDVGGQEKLRPLWKSYSRCTDGIIYVVDSVDVDRLEEAKTELHKVTKFAENQGTPLLVIANKQDLPKSLPVADIEKQLALHELTPSTAYHVQPCCAIIGEGLHEGMDKLYEMIVKRRKSLKQKKKR